One Drosophila santomea strain STO CAGO 1482 chromosome X, Prin_Dsan_1.1, whole genome shotgun sequence DNA segment encodes these proteins:
- the LOC120456977 gene encoding uncharacterized protein LOC120456977 isoform X1 → MASDTADSKAHMEVDLSTSESEPTSSGDTDSEDASSKVAAPNTSPQTSMYSLLAGESDNELEEQEQEQEDFCEETISLLAHEILCCEGDSDSEVETDAEDIDEARDNDRLAEILQFGLHNPYRPMLSDEDEDEEEVEGCYPIVSETIFLLDEDQQSEEKSDSSKRSF, encoded by the exons ATGGCCAGCGACACTGCCGATTCTAAAGCCCATATGGAGGTGGATCTTTCCACTAGCGAAAGCGAGCCAACCAGCAGCGGCGATACGGATAGCGAAG ATGCAAGCTCCAAAGTGGCCGCCCCTAACACCAGTCCCCAGACGAGCATGTACAGTCTGCTGGCCGGAGAATCGGACAATGAattggaggagcaggagcaggagcaggaagacTTCTGCGAAGAGACTATCTCCCTGCTGGCCCACGAGATCCTCTGCTGCGAGGGCGACAGTGACTCGGAGGTGGAGACCGATGCTGAGGACATCGACGAGGCCAGGGACAACGATAGGTTGGCAGAAATCCTACAGTTCGGGCTGCACAATCCATACCGACCCATGCTGAgcgacgaggatgaggacgaggaggaaGTAGAAGGCTGTTATCCGATCGTCAGCGAGACAATCTTCCTGCTGGATGAGGATCAACAGAGCGAGGAAAAGTCCGATTCTTCTAAAAGGAGCTTTTAA
- the LOC120456977 gene encoding uncharacterized protein LOC120456977 isoform X2, producing MYSLLAGESDNELEEQEQEQEDFCEETISLLAHEILCCEGDSDSEVETDAEDIDEARDNDRLAEILQFGLHNPYRPMLSDEDEDEEEVEGCYPIVSETIFLLDEDQQSEEKSDSSKRSF from the coding sequence ATGTACAGTCTGCTGGCCGGAGAATCGGACAATGAattggaggagcaggagcaggagcaggaagacTTCTGCGAAGAGACTATCTCCCTGCTGGCCCACGAGATCCTCTGCTGCGAGGGCGACAGTGACTCGGAGGTGGAGACCGATGCTGAGGACATCGACGAGGCCAGGGACAACGATAGGTTGGCAGAAATCCTACAGTTCGGGCTGCACAATCCATACCGACCCATGCTGAgcgacgaggatgaggacgaggaggaaGTAGAAGGCTGTTATCCGATCGTCAGCGAGACAATCTTCCTGCTGGATGAGGATCAACAGAGCGAGGAAAAGTCCGATTCTTCTAAAAGGAGCTTTTAA